From the Brevibacillus choshinensis genome, one window contains:
- a CDS encoding GNAT family N-acetyltransferase — MEEIRPISLEDINEVVRITAMAYPGSNLLAPENQKRFTERVRDTLDNDQNASFHGLFREQRLVGVMKWHDLPMNVHGVPLLTGGIGTVAVDLLHKKEKVAKAMLRGFLTTYRERGVSLVSLYPFRVDFYKKMGFGVGTKINQYRIKPASLPYTSKDQVFYLGEADREQILACYHRIVRQTHGMIKKTERELKSFLEQPEQVVVGYKKEGKINGYLVFQFQRCHDENRLQNDIVVKEFLYETYEAMAQLLSFLQSQSDQINRIVLTTADEDFHVLLSDPGNGTDRILPSVYHESHVSGVGLMYRVIDVTGFFHQLSQRRFGKESCLLRLNIRDTFLPENEGSWLIDFREGLPHVIEEGTADVELGMDISDFSSLVMGAVGLRKLHLYGLAEVSDEKAIPLLDRLFAAREKPRSTTPF, encoded by the coding sequence ATGGAGGAAATTCGGCCGATTTCACTTGAGGATATCAATGAGGTTGTCAGAATTACTGCGATGGCTTACCCAGGAAGCAATCTCCTTGCACCCGAAAACCAGAAACGTTTTACCGAACGAGTACGAGACACGCTGGATAACGACCAAAATGCCAGCTTCCATGGGTTGTTTCGGGAACAACGTCTGGTAGGAGTCATGAAGTGGCACGATCTACCGATGAATGTACATGGAGTTCCGCTGCTGACAGGCGGTATCGGGACTGTCGCAGTTGATTTGTTGCATAAGAAGGAAAAAGTGGCGAAGGCCATGCTGCGAGGATTTCTCACGACCTACCGTGAACGTGGGGTCAGTCTGGTATCGCTCTACCCATTTCGTGTTGATTTTTACAAGAAGATGGGTTTTGGGGTAGGGACCAAGATCAATCAATACCGGATAAAGCCTGCCAGTCTGCCCTATACGTCCAAGGATCAGGTCTTCTACTTGGGAGAGGCAGACAGGGAGCAGATTCTGGCTTGCTATCATCGCATTGTCCGACAAACGCACGGAATGATCAAAAAGACAGAGCGGGAGCTGAAGAGCTTTCTGGAACAACCGGAACAGGTCGTTGTCGGATATAAAAAAGAGGGGAAAATAAATGGCTATTTAGTGTTTCAGTTCCAACGCTGCCACGACGAGAACCGCTTGCAAAATGACATCGTAGTTAAAGAATTTTTGTACGAGACGTATGAAGCGATGGCGCAGCTGCTGTCCTTTTTGCAAAGTCAATCGGATCAGATCAATCGAATCGTCCTGACGACAGCGGATGAGGATTTTCATGTCCTGCTGTCTGACCCCGGAAACGGTACGGATAGGATACTGCCAAGTGTTTATCACGAGAGTCACGTGTCTGGTGTCGGCCTGATGTATCGTGTGATTGATGTAACCGGATTTTTCCACCAGCTGTCCCAGCGTCGTTTTGGCAAGGAGAGCTGTCTGCTGCGTTTGAACATACGCGATACATTTCTTCCGGAGAACGAGGGAAGCTGGCTGATTGATTTTCGGGAGGGACTCCCTCATGTCATCGAGGAAGGAACAGCCGATGTTGAGCTCGGGATGGATATTTCTGACTTTTCTTCCCTCGTGATGGGGGCGGTCGGCTTGCGCAAATTGCATCTGTATGGACTAGCTGAGGTAAGTGATGAAAAAGCGATTCCGCTTTTGGACAGGCTTTTTGCAGCAAGAGAAAAGCCGAGGAGCACGACGCCTTTCTAA
- a CDS encoding PilZ domain-containing protein, whose protein sequence is MTSGTGVHQREYYRLKLEYPLCADMTIVLIKGKAMEIGSTKVLVEDLGAGGLRFLSHLKMPANDQLVLQFDSELCAEPITMYGHIVRTTLWEEEFYEYAVRFTMEESQHLEINRLVNRLAIRYRNQKEVRDSRFWKGGRREFLMQQSDLSLQSSPN, encoded by the coding sequence ATGACAAGCGGTACAGGGGTGCATCAACGAGAGTACTATCGTTTGAAGCTGGAGTATCCCCTCTGTGCAGACATGACGATCGTCCTCATCAAGGGCAAGGCCATGGAAATAGGAAGCACGAAGGTATTGGTAGAGGATTTAGGGGCGGGAGGACTCCGTTTTCTGTCCCATTTGAAAATGCCTGCAAACGACCAGCTCGTTCTTCAGTTCGATTCTGAGCTGTGTGCGGAGCCGATTACGATGTACGGTCACATCGTTCGAACGACACTCTGGGAAGAAGAGTTTTATGAATATGCAGTCCGATTCACGATGGAAGAATCTCAGCATCTCGAGATCAACAGGCTGGTGAACCGGCTGGCCATCCGCTATCGCAATCAAAAAGAAGTGAGGGACAGTCGCTTTTGGAAAGGCGGTAGACGCGAATTTTTGATGCAACAGTCTGACCTCAGCCTGCAGTCCAGCCCGAACTAG
- a CDS encoding DUF2087 domain-containing protein: protein MSLADQFWNASFEELRLGYSEQEHDYLCLLCGETVEKGIIYPVDGLLYEAAKYMRHHIEADHGSVFEHLSQLDKRITGLSDHQNSLMRLFYQGMSDQDVQKELGIGSASTIRNHRFALKEKERQAKVFLVMMELMKGTGKKAAHASPAPSASGKKRDAELTVSPTEYAEITKKYFPEGTLGALNTIPRKHKHRLVVLEEIAKRFDPAQVYSEKEVNAILEGTYEEDYVTVRRYLIDYSFLGRNPDGSQYWVKNNGEEQEKQMNRKQELKQMYKEVKTEAGVYQIRNTQNGKVWIDSTTNLKTMNGKQFMLKHGSHTSKALQKEWDQYGEGAFVFEVLEVLEKKNEPYFDAADALEKLEDKWLDKLQPYGDKGYNEMKKL, encoded by the coding sequence ATGTCGCTTGCCGATCAGTTTTGGAATGCTTCTTTTGAAGAATTGAGGCTGGGATATTCGGAACAAGAGCATGATTATTTGTGTTTGCTCTGTGGTGAGACGGTTGAAAAAGGGATCATTTACCCTGTCGATGGACTTCTCTATGAGGCTGCGAAATATATGCGTCACCATATTGAGGCTGACCATGGATCTGTATTTGAGCATCTGAGTCAGTTGGATAAACGAATTACAGGCTTGTCCGATCATCAAAATAGCCTCATGCGCCTTTTTTACCAAGGCATGAGTGATCAGGATGTGCAAAAGGAACTGGGCATTGGGAGCGCGTCTACGATCCGCAACCATCGTTTTGCGTTAAAGGAAAAAGAGCGCCAAGCCAAGGTATTTCTTGTGATGATGGAGCTCATGAAAGGTACGGGCAAAAAGGCCGCGCATGCTTCCCCTGCCCCTTCTGCGTCCGGCAAAAAGCGAGATGCCGAATTGACCGTATCACCTACAGAGTATGCCGAAATCACAAAAAAATATTTTCCCGAAGGTACGCTTGGCGCATTGAATACAATCCCACGCAAGCACAAGCATCGCTTGGTGGTACTCGAGGAGATCGCCAAACGATTTGACCCTGCACAGGTTTACAGTGAAAAAGAAGTGAACGCCATTTTGGAAGGGACTTATGAAGAAGATTACGTTACCGTTCGAAGGTACTTGATTGATTATTCCTTTTTGGGTCGCAACCCGGATGGTAGCCAGTATTGGGTAAAAAACAACGGAGAGGAGCAGGAGAAGCAAATGAATCGAAAACAAGAGCTCAAGCAAATGTATAAAGAAGTGAAGACAGAAGCGGGCGTCTATCAGATCCGAAATACACAAAATGGAAAAGTCTGGATCGATAGTACGACGAACCTGAAGACGATGAACGGGAAACAGTTTATGCTTAAGCATGGGTCCCATACGAGTAAGGCCTTGCAAAAAGAATGGGATCAGTACGGAGAAGGAGCCTTTGTGTTCGAAGTACTGGAGGTACTGGAGAAAAAGAACGAGCCTTACTTCGATGCCGCAGATGCCTTGGAAAAACTGGAAGACAAGTGGCTCGACAAGCTTCAGCCTTATGGTGACAAAGGCTACAACGAGATGAAAAAGCTATAA
- the gerQ gene encoding spore coat protein GerQ: protein MSQQMPYPQYPQQQYGYDMYQSPQMPYGFPQQQQPQMVPMQPSGSPIPGIPYTPGQIVEESYIENILRLNRGKVITVYQTFENNSQWNAKIFRGVLETAGRDHIILSDPQTGKRYLLLMVNTDYITADEELNYIPPSLPPGIR from the coding sequence ATGAGTCAACAAATGCCTTACCCTCAGTATCCTCAACAACAATACGGATACGACATGTATCAATCGCCTCAAATGCCATATGGCTTTCCACAGCAGCAACAGCCTCAAATGGTACCTATGCAGCCCAGCGGTTCTCCGATTCCTGGGATTCCTTACACACCCGGTCAAATCGTCGAGGAGTCTTACATCGAAAATATTTTGCGTCTGAATCGCGGCAAAGTCATCACGGTGTATCAAACATTCGAAAACAACAGCCAATGGAATGCAAAGATTTTCCGCGGAGTACTGGAAACTGCCGGTCGCGATCATATCATCCTGAGTGATCCCCAAACCGGCAAACGCTACCTGTTGCTCATGGTCAACACAGACTACATCACAGCGGATGAAGAGTTGAACTATATTCCACCGTCTCTTCCTCCAGGTATTCGGTAA
- a CDS encoding cell wall hydrolase, producing MAVIKTNSSDVALLARLLRAEAEGEGELGMLMVGNVGVNRILSDCLDFKNIRNMNDMVFQSPGGYESVQKPYFYQRARDREKRLAKRTINGERTHPASNALWFYRPVGNCPPTWWDQRNSGRYKAHCFFVPTPADCPRVYN from the coding sequence ATGGCCGTAATCAAAACAAACTCGAGTGACGTAGCTTTACTAGCTCGATTGCTTCGTGCTGAAGCGGAGGGAGAAGGCGAGCTGGGCATGCTGATGGTCGGCAATGTCGGCGTGAACCGCATTCTTTCCGACTGCCTAGACTTTAAAAACATCCGAAACATGAATGACATGGTGTTTCAATCTCCGGGCGGTTATGAATCGGTGCAAAAACCGTACTTTTATCAACGCGCCAGAGATCGTGAGAAACGTCTAGCCAAGCGCACGATCAATGGGGAACGGACACATCCGGCTTCAAACGCCTTATGGTTTTATCGACCAGTGGGCAACTGTCCGCCTACCTGGTGGGATCAACGGAATTCCGGACGTTATAAAGCGCACTGCTTCTTCGTTCCGACACCGGCAGATTGCCCACGCGTTTACAACTAG
- a CDS encoding M28 family metallopeptidase, with protein sequence MNQKKDRSASKGRRAPFLFRVSVLSALALTAVFPSQTLAASKSVAGFSPEKAEWQLSFEKAFAQMVSKESISRFSKEMSVRSGVVGTPGNAANVKFAVEELKKAGLEPEVKTYDVYMSVPKKIAVSQTYPEKRELQVMENLPKGTPYANEVIPGYNAYSAAGTVEAEIVYANYGRPEDFAELEKRGISVKDKIVITRYGANFRGVKPEQAEKRGAIGMLIYSDPADDGYTKGIVYPEGPWRPDDAIQRGSILYIFRYPGDPLTPGEASVPATKRLDPSEAVSLPQIPTTPLSYGEARPLLEAMQGDDAPASWQGGLPFTYKIGPGATKVRIALDIDYKNQPVNDVIVRIPGAKHPEQTVVIGAHRDTWAYGSGDNTSGWTTTLEIARVLGEMVQKGWQPDRTIVLAGWDGEEYGLLGSVEWAEEHRKELTENAVAYINMDGTGGQFFGASAVPSVKQLIYDVTKEVIEPRSGTSIYDDWYVREGRKDPNIGKLGSGSDYTPFIQHLGVPSLDMGFGVAGGLYHSAYDNLDLMERFIDPGYEHQAAGSQLVGITALRLANADALPFQYSAYAADVVSMLDEVAAKGTLGIDLSSVIAQARTWQASAKELEELAGKMIADGVTDAERSQLEKINAAMMQQERDLIVSEGLPSRPWYKHQIWAPGLTTGYAAQPLPAIAEAFQANDAKALQQAVERLNTVLKKATETSNAAK encoded by the coding sequence TTGAATCAAAAGAAAGATCGATCCGCTTCAAAAGGGAGACGAGCTCCCTTTCTTTTTCGCGTTTCCGTGCTGTCGGCGCTCGCACTGACGGCAGTATTCCCTTCCCAGACACTGGCTGCTTCCAAATCAGTAGCTGGTTTTTCACCGGAAAAGGCAGAGTGGCAGCTATCGTTTGAAAAAGCGTTTGCCCAGATGGTGAGCAAGGAGTCGATCTCCCGCTTCTCCAAAGAAATGAGTGTACGCTCCGGTGTAGTAGGAACACCTGGAAATGCGGCTAATGTGAAGTTTGCCGTGGAGGAGCTGAAAAAGGCAGGACTCGAGCCGGAAGTAAAGACGTATGATGTGTACATGTCTGTTCCAAAGAAGATCGCCGTTTCCCAGACCTATCCGGAAAAACGCGAGTTGCAAGTCATGGAGAACCTGCCAAAGGGAACTCCGTACGCAAATGAGGTCATTCCCGGCTACAATGCCTACTCGGCAGCAGGAACGGTAGAAGCTGAAATCGTCTACGCCAACTACGGCAGACCAGAGGACTTCGCAGAGCTAGAGAAACGGGGGATTTCAGTAAAGGACAAGATCGTCATTACCCGATACGGTGCCAATTTCCGCGGCGTCAAGCCTGAGCAAGCCGAAAAGCGTGGAGCGATTGGCATGCTCATTTACAGTGATCCGGCTGACGATGGCTATACAAAAGGAATTGTCTATCCGGAAGGTCCATGGAGACCAGACGATGCAATTCAACGAGGAAGCATTCTGTACATATTCCGTTATCCGGGAGATCCGTTGACGCCAGGAGAAGCGTCCGTTCCAGCAACCAAACGACTTGATCCGTCCGAAGCGGTGTCACTCCCGCAAATTCCCACCACACCGCTTTCCTATGGAGAAGCCCGACCCTTGCTCGAAGCGATGCAAGGAGACGATGCACCTGCTTCTTGGCAGGGGGGACTTCCCTTTACGTACAAGATCGGACCTGGAGCGACAAAAGTGCGGATCGCTCTGGACATCGATTACAAGAATCAACCTGTTAACGACGTGATCGTCCGCATTCCAGGGGCAAAGCATCCTGAGCAAACAGTGGTGATCGGCGCCCACCGGGATACTTGGGCATACGGCTCAGGAGACAACACGTCGGGCTGGACGACGACGTTGGAAATCGCTCGAGTGCTAGGAGAAATGGTGCAGAAAGGGTGGCAGCCAGATCGCACGATTGTATTGGCGGGCTGGGATGGTGAGGAATACGGCTTGCTCGGCTCTGTAGAGTGGGCCGAGGAGCACCGAAAGGAACTGACTGAAAACGCCGTCGCTTACATCAATATGGATGGAACAGGCGGGCAGTTCTTCGGGGCATCAGCTGTTCCGTCGGTGAAACAGCTGATCTACGATGTCACCAAAGAAGTGATCGAACCTCGGAGCGGAACTTCGATCTATGATGATTGGTATGTGAGAGAAGGACGTAAAGATCCTAACATTGGCAAACTCGGCAGTGGTTCCGACTATACACCGTTTATCCAGCACTTGGGGGTGCCGTCGCTGGACATGGGCTTCGGAGTCGCAGGTGGCCTTTATCACAGCGCCTACGACAATCTGGATTTGATGGAGCGCTTCATTGACCCGGGCTATGAGCATCAGGCTGCAGGCTCGCAGCTAGTAGGGATCACTGCTCTTCGTCTGGCCAATGCGGATGCCTTGCCGTTCCAATACTCCGCTTATGCCGCTGACGTCGTGAGCATGCTCGATGAGGTCGCGGCAAAGGGAACGCTAGGTATCGATTTGTCCTCTGTCATCGCTCAGGCACGTACCTGGCAAGCTTCTGCTAAAGAGCTGGAGGAGCTGGCAGGCAAGATGATTGCAGATGGAGTGACTGATGCAGAACGCAGTCAGCTAGAAAAAATAAACGCTGCGATGATGCAGCAAGAGCGTGATCTGATCGTATCGGAAGGTCTGCCGAGCCGCCCATGGTACAAACATCAGATCTGGGCACCGGGTCTGACGACAGGCTACGCAGCTCAACCATTGCCAGCTATTGCGGAAGCTTTTCAAGCCAATGATGCAAAAGCTTTGCAGCAGGCTGTTGAGCGTTTGAACACCGTATTGAAAAAAGCAACGGAAACATCCAACGCTGCAAAGTAA
- a CDS encoding YqaA family protein: MLEQITQLFMNYGIWGLFGMAFLDSFISPIPPFFMQIAMSLLDPGSALRFATVAFTASILGAPIGFMLGKWLGKPLLQKLLPAKWTTLATEQFAKNGDAAVLIGAFTPIPFKVFTVLSGVFNYSLTKLMLFAIIGRGLKFFLIGTLFHFYGKHAKVLLDEYLELTILGIGALVAIAWFVWNKRRKRYS; encoded by the coding sequence ATGCTTGAACAAATCACGCAACTTTTTATGAATTACGGAATATGGGGACTCTTCGGAATGGCATTTTTGGACTCGTTTATCAGTCCAATTCCACCTTTTTTCATGCAAATTGCGATGAGTTTGCTCGACCCAGGCTCTGCATTGCGATTTGCGACCGTTGCTTTTACTGCTTCGATTCTCGGTGCCCCCATCGGATTCATGCTGGGGAAATGGCTGGGGAAACCTCTTTTGCAAAAACTGCTGCCCGCTAAATGGACGACTCTCGCAACTGAGCAGTTTGCTAAAAACGGAGATGCTGCCGTGCTGATCGGCGCTTTTACACCCATCCCCTTCAAGGTGTTTACGGTGTTGAGTGGGGTATTCAACTACTCGCTGACAAAGCTGATGCTCTTCGCCATCATTGGGCGAGGATTGAAATTTTTCCTAATCGGCACTCTGTTTCATTTTTACGGAAAGCATGCAAAAGTACTCCTGGATGAATATCTGGAGCTCACGATTCTAGGGATTGGTGCCTTGGTTGCCATCGCCTGGTTCGTCTGGAACAAGCGCAGAAAACGGTATTCGTAA
- a CDS encoding spore coat protein, with protein MQSHPYGAHEVIELHEVLNGAVDVINTAHLYVPFIRDPELAQMVHHQVQFMQGEYNGLVYTVQGLGAGELLPYRPTRTFSPTSTGMSQPSQGTEPHYGAQIDDRDVASALLGMYKNGAKLKMAATLEAGHPQIRELLLQGAVNCAHQAHEMWGYMQRKGYYTWAAMPEATNAELLRGYQPVRPQAESADGPAIPSPMQSQVNEKGPMSANLMRETVRGTRVAPSEKPLTPVNANPAFSPSPYRPDQYGIMEDTSSTTDALQTQGIETTDTLYQQSEGRQTRSRKKNSISDSLLGQ; from the coding sequence ATGCAATCCCATCCGTATGGAGCACACGAAGTGATCGAACTGCATGAGGTTTTAAACGGCGCGGTTGACGTGATCAATACCGCCCATCTATACGTCCCGTTTATTCGTGATCCCGAGCTTGCGCAAATGGTTCACCACCAGGTGCAATTTATGCAAGGAGAGTACAATGGTTTGGTGTACACGGTCCAAGGCCTGGGGGCAGGTGAGCTTTTGCCCTATCGTCCGACTCGAACCTTTTCACCGACTTCCACTGGGATGTCTCAGCCTTCCCAAGGGACAGAGCCGCATTACGGCGCGCAAATCGATGACCGTGACGTGGCTTCAGCTCTGCTCGGCATGTACAAAAACGGGGCAAAGCTCAAAATGGCAGCTACTCTGGAGGCAGGGCATCCCCAAATTCGTGAACTGCTTTTACAAGGGGCGGTCAATTGCGCCCATCAGGCTCATGAAATGTGGGGATATATGCAGCGCAAAGGCTATTACACCTGGGCTGCCATGCCGGAAGCGACCAATGCTGAATTGCTGCGTGGTTATCAGCCAGTACGTCCCCAAGCGGAGTCAGCAGACGGCCCAGCAATACCGAGTCCGATGCAGTCACAGGTGAATGAAAAAGGCCCGATGTCCGCGAATCTCATGAGAGAGACAGTGAGGGGAACGCGAGTCGCTCCATCAGAAAAGCCCTTGACGCCAGTGAATGCCAATCCTGCTTTTTCTCCATCGCCTTATCGACCGGATCAATACGGGATAATGGAAGATACGTCAAGCACTACGGATGCGTTACAGACTCAAGGCATTGAAACAACCGATACGCTGTACCAGCAAAGCGAGGGGAGACAGACCCGAAGTCGCAAAAAGAATTCAATCTCAGACTCCCTACTTGGTCAATAA
- the mqnC gene encoding cyclic dehypoxanthinyl futalosine synthase, with translation MIDSILERALAGERLGLEDGLALFASGEIEKMGHYANLVMQKHHPDPIATFVISRNVNYTNVCDTYCRFCAFYRAPGSSEGYVLPRETIFQKIQETVDVGGTEILMQGGTNPDLKLDYYTDLLRAIKQRFPHITMHSLSVAEVMKIAEVSNMSVEDVLRELKSAGLDSLPGAGGEILDDRTRRKISRLKGSWTDWIDTQKAAHRAGLPGTATMVIGFGEEMEERVLSLLRIREAQDETHGFKAFIVWTFQPDNTNMKAVNNTPEEYLKTLAISRLMLDNVENFQSSWVTMGPHYGQLSLSYGANDFGQTMMEENVVSAAACTHKVNTNQILELIRGAGKIPAQRNTQYDILRVFKDGETAEKDFVMQN, from the coding sequence ATGATCGACAGTATATTGGAACGGGCTCTTGCAGGCGAACGCCTGGGCCTTGAAGATGGTTTGGCCTTGTTTGCAAGTGGTGAAATCGAAAAAATGGGGCATTACGCGAACTTGGTGATGCAAAAGCACCATCCAGACCCAATCGCTACATTCGTCATTAGCCGTAACGTCAACTACACCAATGTTTGCGACACGTATTGCCGCTTTTGCGCGTTTTATCGCGCGCCTGGATCTTCGGAAGGATATGTTCTCCCAAGAGAGACTATTTTCCAAAAAATTCAGGAGACAGTAGATGTTGGCGGTACCGAAATTTTGATGCAGGGCGGAACCAATCCGGACTTAAAGCTCGACTACTATACCGACCTGCTGCGGGCTATCAAGCAGCGCTTCCCGCACATCACCATGCATTCTCTGTCTGTTGCTGAGGTTATGAAAATTGCCGAGGTTTCGAATATGTCTGTAGAGGATGTATTGAGAGAACTGAAGTCTGCTGGTCTGGATTCCTTGCCAGGAGCAGGCGGAGAAATTTTAGACGATCGTACTCGTCGGAAGATTTCCAGACTGAAAGGCTCTTGGACGGATTGGATCGACACCCAAAAAGCGGCACATCGTGCAGGCTTGCCAGGTACAGCGACGATGGTTATCGGCTTTGGTGAGGAAATGGAAGAACGCGTCCTCTCCCTGCTGCGCATTCGGGAAGCACAGGATGAAACACACGGCTTCAAAGCGTTCATCGTATGGACGTTCCAGCCAGATAACACGAACATGAAGGCAGTTAACAACACGCCTGAAGAGTATTTGAAAACATTGGCGATCAGCCGACTGATGCTGGATAATGTGGAGAACTTCCAGTCGTCCTGGGTGACGATGGGCCCACACTACGGCCAATTGTCTCTATCCTATGGAGCCAATGACTTCGGTCAGACGATGATGGAAGAAAACGTGGTGTCTGCTGCAGCTTGTACCCACAAAGTGAATACCAACCAAATTTTGGAGCTGATCCGCGGGGCAGGCAAGATTCCTGCGCAGCGCAACACCCAGTACGACATCCTGCGTGTTTTCAAAGACGGCGAGACGGCAGAAAAAGATTTTGTGATGCAGAACTAA
- the ytxC gene encoding putative sporulation protein YtxC, translated as MQTFRVLLENVPAHCGTYRSILKEMTERVNTAPVRITYKEEEQDDYNLFFFQSWCEEEYDAQTIDWARAFVALSLAEWIMQVKEPEIVEEMAGDLLQAEQLEEEWVEILPYIQRMCQEHEPVGGELFTATTRKANVYRKAFTYLDQERSINALGFVRFRLQDHWNELFELVESGIDEYLEDKQYQEFVELLRYFIAVQETKQEVVHVVPSVDKPFHLYDKKGDRLWLDQLDAVLSMDEQNCRDEDYLVSALVTLAPENIVLHMATDRPGLTQTIRSIFDSRLSTCQSCPLCLAERRVLDVHNPTKL; from the coding sequence ATGCAGACGTTCCGCGTATTGCTGGAGAATGTCCCTGCGCATTGTGGCACGTATCGATCCATCTTGAAAGAGATGACGGAACGGGTCAACACTGCACCGGTGCGTATTACATACAAGGAGGAGGAGCAGGATGACTACAACCTGTTCTTTTTTCAAAGCTGGTGCGAAGAGGAATACGATGCGCAGACGATTGATTGGGCCAGGGCCTTTGTAGCGCTGTCTTTGGCAGAATGGATTATGCAGGTCAAGGAACCGGAAATCGTAGAGGAAATGGCTGGAGATTTGCTTCAGGCTGAACAGCTGGAAGAGGAATGGGTCGAGATCCTCCCTTACATCCAGCGCATGTGCCAAGAGCATGAACCGGTTGGCGGAGAGCTGTTTACCGCCACGACACGCAAAGCAAATGTTTATCGTAAAGCATTCACGTATCTCGACCAAGAACGATCGATCAATGCATTGGGTTTTGTCCGCTTCCGACTGCAAGATCATTGGAATGAGTTGTTCGAGTTGGTGGAATCCGGGATAGACGAATATCTGGAAGACAAGCAATATCAGGAATTTGTAGAGCTTCTACGGTATTTCATTGCTGTCCAGGAAACCAAGCAGGAGGTGGTTCACGTCGTTCCTAGTGTGGACAAACCTTTCCATCTCTATGATAAAAAAGGGGATCGACTGTGGCTGGACCAATTGGACGCCGTGCTCAGCATGGACGAACAAAACTGCCGGGACGAAGATTATTTGGTCAGTGCACTAGTGACGCTTGCACCGGAGAACATTGTCCTCCATATGGCGACAGACAGGCCAGGACTGACGCAGACGATCCGCAGCATTTTTGACAGCAGGTTGAGTACCTGCCAATCGTGCCCCCTCTGTTTAGCAGAAAGACGTGTACTTGACGTGCACAATCCGACTAAACTATAA